The segment GGTATCCCCGCCGGGCCGGAGGTCCGCGGGGCTACGGGGTCCCGGCGGGATCGACGGGACTCGGCACGGTCCGGCGGAGTCCGGGGGAGTCCGGCGGGGAAAACGCGACGGCCGCCCGGCCCGCCACGACGGCGGACCGGACGGCCGGACTCTGCGACGGACGCCCGCGGCGGCCGCCCGTCAGGCGCCGAGCGCCTGCTTGACCTGCGCCAGGCTCGGGTTGGTCATGACGACCTCGGCCCCACCGCCCACGGGCACGATCTGCACCGTCGGCACGGTCTGGTTGCCGCCGTTCGCCTTCTCGACGAACGCGGCCGAGTCCGGGTCCTGCTCGATGTTGATCTCGGTGTACGCGATGCCCTCGCGGTCCATCTGACTCTTCAGCCGACGGCAGTATCCGCACCATGTGGTGCTGTACATCGTCACAGTGCCCGACATCGTCCTCTGACTCCTCTGCTGTCTCACCGGGGTGTCGAAGCACCCGCTCGGCGCGGTCCGGTCCGGTGCGAACCGCACCGCCTGAAGAACGTACGTGACAGGGCAGCCATTCCCGTACCCGGTACGCCTCCTCCCCGGCCGCTCCCGTGACCTCGCCCACACGGCCCGGTCCCCTCGGTCCGCCCGGATCCCGGTCGTATCCCGCCCGGACCGGGCCGGACGGAGCCGAGGGCCGCGGCCGTACGACGGCTCCTGACTCCGTCCGTACGACGCCCCGCTCCGCCCCGATACGACAAACAAGGGCCTCCTGTGGACAACCCGCCGCACCCGCCCCGCGGGACCTGGCAGCATGGCGGTGTGACAGCAGCAACGCACTCCTCACTCTTCCCGCAGGTCCCCGAGTCGGCCGACGCGGTGCTCGACGGGCTCGACCCCGAGCAGCGCGAAGTCGCGACCGCCCTGCACGGCCCGGTGTGCGTGCTGGCAGGTGCCGGCACGGGCAAGACGAGAGCGATCACCCACCGCATCGCCTACGGCGTCCGCGCCGGAATCCTCCCGCCCGCCAGTGTGCTGGCCGTCACCTTCACCAACCGTGCCGCGGGCGAGATGCGCGGCCGGCTCCGCGAGCTCGGCGCCGGCGGGGTCCAGGCACGGACCTTCCACTCCGCCGCCCTGCGGCAGCTCCAGTACTTTTGGCCGAAAGTCATCGGTGGTGAAATGCCCCGGCTTCTGGAGCGCAAGATCCAGCTCGTCGCCGAGGCCGCCGCGCGCTGTCGCATCCGGCTCGACCGCAATGAGCTCCGCGATGTGACCAGCGAAATCGAGTGGGCCAAGGTCACCCAGACCGTGCCGGTCGACTATCCCGCCGCCGTCGCCAAATCCCTCCGCGACGCCCCGCGCGACCCATCGGAAATCAGCCAGATCTATGGACTGTACGAGCAGCTCAAGCGTGATCGCGCGGTGATTGATTTCGAGGACGTCCTGCTGCTGACCGTCGGCATCCTTCAGGACCGCCAGGACATCGCCGACCAGATCCGCCGCCAGTACCAGCACTTCGTCGTCGACGAGTACCAGGACGTCAGCCCGCTCCAGCAACGCCTTCTCGACCTCTGGCTCGGCGACCGCGAGAACCTCTGCGTCGTCGGCGACGCCAGCCAGACGATCTATTCGTTCACCGGAGCCACCCCCGACCATCTGCTGAACTTCCGCACCCGCCACCCCTCCGCCACCGTCGTCAAACTGGTCCGCGACTACCGCTCCACCCCCCAGGTCGTCCACCTCGCCAACGGACTCCTCGGACAGGCCCGCGGCCGCGCCGCCGAACACCGCCTGGAGCTCGTCTCCCAGCGCGACCCCGGGCCCGACCCCGCCTACACGGAGTACCCGGACGAACCCGCCGAGGCCGAGGGCACCGCCCGCCGCATCCGCGATCTGATCGCCGCCGGTGTCCCCGCCGGAGAGATCGCCGTCCTCTACCGGATCAACGCCCAGTCCGAGGTCTACGAGCAGGCGCTGGCCGACGCCGGAGTCCCCTATCAGCTGCGCGGCGCCGAGCGGTTCTTCGAACGCCAGGAGGTCCGCGAGGCCGGAGTCGCCCTGCGCGGTGCCGCCCGCGCCGGATCCAACGACGCCCTCCTCGACGATGTCGAGGACCTCCCCGCCCAGGTCCGGGCCGTGCTCTCCACCAAGGGCTGGACCCCCCAGCCGCCCACCGGCTCCGGCGCCGTCCGTGACCGCTGGGAATCACTGGCCGCCCTCGTCCGGCTGGCCGAGGACTTCGCCCGGGCCCGGGACGGCGCGACCCTCGCCGACCTCGTCACGGAACTCGACGAGCGGGCCGCCGCCCAGCACGCCCCGACCGTCCAGGGCGTCACCCTCGCGTCCCTGCACGCCGCCAAGGGCCTCGAATGGGACGCCGTCTTCCTGGTCGGCCTCACCGAAGGCATGATGCCGATCACCTACGCCAAAACCGACGAGCAGGTCGAGGAAGAGCGCCGTCTGCTGTACGTCGGCGTCACCCGGGCCCGGCTCCACCTCGGCCTCTCCTGGGCCCTCTCCCGGGCGCCCGGCGGCCGTGCCGGCCGCCGCCCCACCCGCTTCCTCAGCGGGCTCCGCCCCGGCTCCACCGCTCCCGGAAACCGGGCCGCCGCGGGCGGCGCGGACAACGGCTCGGGCGGCCGGCGCAAGCGGCGCGGCCCGGTCCTCTGCCGGGTCTGCGGCAAGACCCTCACCGACGCCGGTGAGATGAAATTGATGCGCTGCGAGGACTGCCCCTCCGACATGGACGAGGCCCTCTACGAGCGGCTGCGCGACTGGCGCTCCGGACAGGCCCGGATCCTCGGCCAGCCGGCCTACTGCGTCTTCACCGACAAGACCCTGATGGCGATCGCCGAAGCCGTCCCCGAGGACGAACGGGAACTGAGCGCGATCTCCGGGGTCGGCGGCCGCAAGCTGGACCGCTTCGGAGCCGATGTCCTCGCCATCTGTGCAGGCCAGGACCCGGAGGAGGGTCAGGAGGAGGACTGAGAAAAACTCGTCGGAAAAATAGTTTGCGCATGCCCCGACCGTCCCCATAGGTTCTTAACCACGCGAACAGGAGCTTCTCGGAAGCCCTGTCCTCGTGATGTACTTATCCGAATACAGCGACCGGCCCCGGCCGGTCCCGAGACGCCGAGAGGAGGCGAGTCCAGTGATCACCATCAAGAACTTGAACACCACCAGCACCCCGATGACCGATCGCCCGGTCACCGCCTCCGCCTGCTCGCTCGGCTTCTCCGCGTCGCTGCTGATCAATGGCCGTGGTCTCGGTAACGGCACCGGTGTGTCCGGTGGTCTCGTCGCCACCACCGCCATCTCCATGCCCGCCACCGGACTGCCCGTGCTGGGCCTGGAGCGGATCGAGCGACCGACCGTGGCACCGACTGCCATCGCAACGAAGACGCGGGCTCACGCCTATGCCTTCGCGGCAGCCAGTGCCCCGACCTCGAAGCAGACCGAACAGCACCTCACCAAGTGGGCCTTCCGTGGGCTCGAACCCTGGAGTGATCCAGCCTGATGTGATCAGGCCGGCGCCTTCAGGGCCGCGGAATCCCACTCGGGATCCGCGGCCCTTCTGTTTTCCCCCGACCGGGGACGGCGGAGCGAAGGGGCCTCGGGACAGCACCACCCGGTACCAAAGCACCCCGGCCCGCCGGGGAACCGCCACCGGCCACGAGCCGGACCGACCCAGACGAGGAAGACACACCGTGCAACTCGAAGCGCACGCCCCGTCCGTACCGCCTTCCCAGACGATCTCCCCGCCCGCGCACACGGAGGACTCCCTCTTGACCACCCCCACCGCGCTCACCGCGCTCGACGACGCCATCGAGAACCTCGGCGTACCCGTCCCCTGCCGCTCCTACGACCCGGAGGTCTTCTTCGCCGAGTCGCCGGCCGACGTCGAGTACGCGAAGTCCCTCTGCCGCACCTGCCCGCTGATGGAGGCCTGCCTCACGGGCGCCAAGGACCGCCGCGAGCCGTGGGGTGTCTGGGGCGGAGAGCTGTTCGTCCAGGGAGTCGTCGTCGCCCGCAAGCGGCCGCGTGGTCGCCCGCGTAAGAACCCGGTCTCGGTATGAAAACCCTCGGAACCATCGACCGCCCCTACGCGCACGACCCCCAGAAGCAGGACCCCATGCCAACTGCCGTGAACGAGCTCCCGGGCTCGGCAACCCCAGATGTGAACACCACCGGCGCGGCCGTCCCGCGCCAGAACAGGACCCACGCCATGCAACTCATCCCAGAAGCCATGGCTCGTGCGCAAATGCACGACCGGCTGCGTGAAGCCGACGCGGAACGCCGGGCCACGCGCCTGGTCGCCGCTCGGCGCATGCAGCGCCGCGCCGAGCGCGCTTCCCTGCGCGCCCGCCGCGCGCTCGCCATGGCCGTCATGCACTGACGTCGCCGCTGAGAACGAGCGACAGCAGCACCGCGGGGGCCGGTCCGGACGGACCGGCCCCCGCGGTGCGTTGAACCCCTTCGGGCCCCGGACGGGGTTATCGTCACCGGGTGGACCAGCAGAAGACTCCCCGCCCGGACGGAACGGGCGCCGAGCGCATCGTGTGCTCCCGCTGCGGCGGCACGGCCGCGGGAACACCCCCACTCACCTGGACCTGTTCCCTGGAGAACGGCACCCGTCACTACTTCTGCGACGCCTGCGCCCGCGCCAATCTCCGCTCCATCGAAGGCCGCCTCGAATCCACCTGGTGGTAGGCCCCTGCCCCCACCACCGGAGCCGGACCACGGTCAGGAGGCGATCCGGGCCCGGGGTCAGGCCCGGGTGCCCACCGGTGCCTGGTCGTCGTCGGCTTCATCCGCGTACTCCGCGAGGAAACCCGGGAGCCAGTCCTCCAGTTCGTCCCGGAGCCTGACGGTGGCATTCAACTGGCACAGCACCCCGATCGTGCTGAGCGTCACACGATGGATCAGCAGATAGGCCGGCGGCAGATTGAGCTGCTTGCCGAGCTGGTGCGCGGGCGAACGGATATCGGCGATCCGAGCGGCCTGAGCCCGTATCCAACTGCGGTTGAACGTGAACTCGTCCACCTCCGCGGGCTCGATGATCGGCTGCAGATACTCCAGCACCGCATCCGGGTCGAGGTCGATCTGCTCCTTGACGAAACCCTCCTCCCGCAGCACCCCGTAGACCGCCTCCGCGTCGCCCTCCAGCGTCATCCGCAGACAGTCGCCGATCTCGGGCGGCAGCCCGCCGGGCAGCCGGTCGACCGTGCCGAAGTCGAGGACCCCCAGCCGCCACTCCCCGTCGTCCCCCGGCACCAGCCGGAAGTTCCCCGGATGGGGATCCGCGTGCAGCAGTCCCGTACGCGCCGGGCCGGAGAAGAGGAACCGGGCCAGCAACTGTCCCGCGCGGTCCCGCTGCTCGGGAGAGCCCCGGTCGATCACCTCCGCCAGCGGTACGCCGTCCATCCACTCCGTGACCAGCACCTGGTCCGACTGGTGCACCACTCCGGGGACCAGCACATCCGGATCGTCCGCGAACTCCTCCGCGTGCGCCCGCTGCGCCTCCGCCTCCAGCGCGTAGTCCAGCTCCTCCGCGACCCGGTCGCGCAGCTCGCTGATCAACGGCTTGATGTCCATGCCCGGTATCAGCGGGCCCAGCAGTCTGGCGAACCTGCTCAGCTGGGTGAGATCGGAGAGCAGCGCCTCCCCGGCGCCCGGATACTGCACCTTCACCGCGACCTGCCGGCCGTCGTGCCATACCGCCCGGTGGACCTGACCGATGGACGCCGCGGCCGACGGCTTGTCCTCGAACTCCAGGAAGAAGTCCCGCCACTGATCGCCGAGCCGCTCCGTCAGCACCGCGTGCACTGTGCTCGTCGGCATCGGGGGAGCGGCATCCTGGAGTTTGGTCAGCGCCGCGCGGTACGGGCCGGCGATCTCCTCCGGGAGCGCGGACTCGAAGACGGACAGTGCCTGCCCGAACTTCATCGCCCCGCCCTTCAGCTCCCC is part of the Streptomyces qinzhouensis genome and harbors:
- a CDS encoding mycoredoxin, which produces MSGTVTMYSTTWCGYCRRLKSQMDREGIAYTEINIEQDPDSAAFVEKANGGNQTVPTVQIVPVGGGAEVVMTNPSLAQVKQALGA
- a CDS encoding ATP-dependent DNA helicase UvrD2 — translated: MTAATHSSLFPQVPESADAVLDGLDPEQREVATALHGPVCVLAGAGTGKTRAITHRIAYGVRAGILPPASVLAVTFTNRAAGEMRGRLRELGAGGVQARTFHSAALRQLQYFWPKVIGGEMPRLLERKIQLVAEAAARCRIRLDRNELRDVTSEIEWAKVTQTVPVDYPAAVAKSLRDAPRDPSEISQIYGLYEQLKRDRAVIDFEDVLLLTVGILQDRQDIADQIRRQYQHFVVDEYQDVSPLQQRLLDLWLGDRENLCVVGDASQTIYSFTGATPDHLLNFRTRHPSATVVKLVRDYRSTPQVVHLANGLLGQARGRAAEHRLELVSQRDPGPDPAYTEYPDEPAEAEGTARRIRDLIAAGVPAGEIAVLYRINAQSEVYEQALADAGVPYQLRGAERFFERQEVREAGVALRGAARAGSNDALLDDVEDLPAQVRAVLSTKGWTPQPPTGSGAVRDRWESLAALVRLAEDFARARDGATLADLVTELDERAAAQHAPTVQGVTLASLHAAKGLEWDAVFLVGLTEGMMPITYAKTDEQVEEERRLLYVGVTRARLHLGLSWALSRAPGGRAGRRPTRFLSGLRPGSTAPGNRAAAGGADNGSGGRRKRRGPVLCRVCGKTLTDAGEMKLMRCEDCPSDMDEALYERLRDWRSGQARILGQPAYCVFTDKTLMAIAEAVPEDERELSAISGVGGRKLDRFGADVLAICAGQDPEEGQEED
- a CDS encoding WhiB family transcriptional regulator; protein product: MQLEAHAPSVPPSQTISPPAHTEDSLLTTPTALTALDDAIENLGVPVPCRSYDPEVFFAESPADVEYAKSLCRTCPLMEACLTGAKDRREPWGVWGGELFVQGVVVARKRPRGRPRKNPVSV
- a CDS encoding ABC1 kinase family protein; this encodes MSDLPRKAVTRTAKLAALPLGFAGRATWGLGKRIGGRPAEIVARELQQRTAEQLFKVLGELKGGAMKFGQALSVFESALPEEIAGPYRAALTKLQDAAPPMPTSTVHAVLTERLGDQWRDFFLEFEDKPSAAASIGQVHRAVWHDGRQVAVKVQYPGAGEALLSDLTQLSRFARLLGPLIPGMDIKPLISELRDRVAEELDYALEAEAQRAHAEEFADDPDVLVPGVVHQSDQVLVTEWMDGVPLAEVIDRGSPEQRDRAGQLLARFLFSGPARTGLLHADPHPGNFRLVPGDDGEWRLGVLDFGTVDRLPGGLPPEIGDCLRMTLEGDAEAVYGVLREEGFVKEQIDLDPDAVLEYLQPIIEPAEVDEFTFNRSWIRAQAARIADIRSPAHQLGKQLNLPPAYLLIHRVTLSTIGVLCQLNATVRLRDELEDWLPGFLAEYADEADDDQAPVGTRA